A genome region from Penicillium psychrofluorescens genome assembly, chromosome: 3 includes the following:
- a CDS encoding uncharacterized protein (ID:PFLUO_005479-T1.cds;~source:funannotate), which translates to MITGYGYDYLSILNIQLDGLRPTLGLVEDGGANIDIGQSSNGIIVSNIVSKNTRGWSCLHLIQSGSSTPCTNVTISNNNIGPCGNEGLSSTGVSQWADGISFACENSLIENNLVNGSTDGGVVLFGAPQTTVKDNTIISSTTDSGFGGINMVDYLYDGSYDGVVVTGNTITGKKMFNVGIAIGAYAWSFNDDALLQGPATISDNTLNGNLPFAIAINGWTGGLTISGNDVSGVNSPSSGYSDSSSCSAATKALWSESAHLSYYPAGLIGTNSLQSGFVAASANSTNFICTTPLLPASITYGLNGLSVGVNNVLANLHNNIYTSYQGDSNIVVYNSSTGTAVVEWASGHTDSACSTTSTCTCDFQGDGNFVTYADGAALWSSGTTNEGHNVTFLNESPWIEITNAAGAVIWTTADS; encoded by the exons ATGATCACTGGGTACGGGTATGACTACCTTAGTATATTGAACATTCAGCTTGACGGGCTTCGTCCTACCCTAGGACTGGTTGAAG ATGGAGGGgccaacatcgacatcgGCCAAAGCAGTAACGGTATCATTGTATCGAACATCGTTTCCAAGAACACTCGTGGATGGAGTTGCCTTCATCTGATTCAGTCGGGCAGCTCTACTCCATGCACCAACGTGACAATCAGCAATAATAACATCGGCCCATGCGGAAATGAGGGTCTTAGCTCTACTGGTGTGTCTCAATGGGCGGATGGTATCTCGTTTGCTTGCGAGAACTCTCTTATAGAGAACAATTTG GTAAATGGTAGTACTGATGGAGGAGTCGTGCTGTTCGGAGCTCCCCAGACGACCGTCAAAGACAACACCATTATTTCTTCCACCACTGATTCGGGATTCGGTGGCATCAACATGGTCGACTATCTCTACGATGGTAGTTATGACGGTGTTGTTGTGACGGGGAATACAATTACGGGAAAAAAGATGTTCAATGTCGGGATTGCCATCGGTGCATATGCCTGGTCTTTCAATGATGACGCCTTGTTGCAAGGACCAGCAACTATCTCGGACAATACACTTAATGGAAATCTTCCCTTTGCTATTGCCATCAACGGCTGGACGGGTGGTCTTACG ATCTCTGGAAACGACGTCTCTGGAGTGAACAGCCCGAGCTCTGGTTACTCGGATTCGAGTTCCTGCAGTGCGGCAACCAAGGCGTTGTGGAGTGAAAGTGCCCATCTGTCGTACTACCCGGCCGGTCTCATAGGTACCAACAGTTTGCAGTCTGGCTTTGTCGCCGCATCGGCCAACTCAACCAACTTCATCTGCACTACGCCCCTTCTCCCGGCGTCGATTACGTACGGACTGAATGGTCTCAGTGTCGGGGTTAACAACGTGCTTGCCAACCTTCATAACAATATCTACACGTCATACCAAGGTGACAGCAACATCGTGGTGTACAATTCTTCGACTGGCACTGCCGTCGTCGAGTGGGCTTCTGGGCATACAGATTCCGCCTGCAGCACCACCAGTACGTGCACCTGTGACTTCCAGGGCGATGGGAATTTTGTGACGTATGCGGACGGGGCGGCGCTGTGGTCTTCTGGGACAACAAATGAAGGCCATAATGTGACTTTCTTGAATGAATCTCCGTGGATTGAAATTACGAACGCAGCTGGAGCGGTCATTTGGACCACTGCTGATTCATAG
- a CDS encoding uncharacterized protein (ID:PFLUO_005477-T1.cds;~source:funannotate) — MSAQSRNPTDSMKSTWRTQDRSDWSIFHWFYELLGIHPEHLDKEVPVNDKETPIPYVPDWSMHRWVLCHAVVPIILHQAYVQYTGHNLSVIGAMVLYSLAFKAIAIHELHVLRRLGHRHGFLDGDKHARDGVPDIGVAKVVRSLLSTSTFRPMFTVFLAYRANQGPASINWYWLPLEAGLYGIILDFWFYWYHRMMHDIDGLWKYHRTHHLTKHPNPLLTLYADLEQEFFDIAGVPLATYFSMKAMGMPMGFYEWWIGHMYVVYAELAGHSGLRVHAVPPNLFSWALRLFNAELVIEDHDLHHRKGWKKSHNYGKQTRLWDRIFGTCYERIESVPENVDYVNTSPMPLW; from the coding sequence ATGAGCGCGCAATCGCGAAATCCAACCGACTCGATGAAGTCGACCTGGCGGACCCAAGACCGGTCCGACTGGTCGATCTTCCACTGGTTCTACGAACTGCTCGGCATCCACCCAGAACATCTGGATAAGGAAGTGCCCGTGAACGACAAAGAGACACCCATTCCCTACGTGCCGGACTGGTCGATGCACCGCTGGGTGCTGTGCCATGCGGTGGTCCCGATCATCCTGCACCAGGCCTACGTCCAATACACCGGCCACAACCTCAGCGTCATCGGCGCCATGGTCCTCTATAGTCTGGccttcaaggccatcgccatccacgAGCTGCACGTCCTCcgtcgcctcggccaccgacACGGCTTCCTCGACGGGGACAAGCACGCGCGCGACGGCGTGCCCGACATCGGCGTCGCCAAGGTCGTGCGCTCCCTGCTttccacctcgaccttcCGCCCCATGTTcaccgtcttcctcgcctACCGCGCCAACCAAGGCCCCGCCTCCATAAACTGGTACTGGCTGCCCCTCGAGGCCGGCCTGTacggcatcatcctcgacttcTGGTTCTACTGGTACCACCGGATGATGCACGACATCGACGGGCTGTGGAAGTACCACCGCACCCACCACCTGACCAAGCACCCGAACCCGCTCCTGACGCTCTACGCCGACCTCGAGCAGGAGTTCTTCGACATCGCCGGCGTGCCGCTGGCCACCTACTTCTCGATGAAGGCCATGGGCATGCCGATGGGCTTCTACGAGTGGTGGATCGGCCACATGTACGTCGTCTacgccgagctggcgggcCACAGCGGCCTGCGCGTCCACGCCGTCCCGCCGAACCTGTTCAGCTGGGCGCTGCGCCTCTTCAACGCGGAGCTCGTGATCGAAGACCACGACCTGCACCACCGcaagggctggaagaagagccacAACTACGGCAAGCAGACTCGTCTCTGGGACCGTATCTTTGGCACTTGCTATGAGCGCATCGAGTCCGTGCCTGAGAATGTCGACTATGTCAATACCTCGCCGATGCCCTTGTGGTGA
- a CDS encoding uncharacterized protein (ID:PFLUO_005480-T1.cds;~source:funannotate) produces MNVHSGRSWVTRKRTPLSLVPINAVWLDTATPEWNTPPNVSVASNRLSVMVPSPELRSTIDVYQISNPSTGNYNPTLPDCSRDPLCSHAVCDTSLSVSDRAAALVSSLTLQEKIDNVQGSASGVPRLGIPSYQWDSEALHGVADSTGVLFQTPLGVNFSSATSFPAPLSIAASFDDPLTGEIASVIATEARAFVNGGYAGLSYMTPNLNGYRDPRWGRGMETPGEAVLVIQNYVKNLIPGLQGGLNPQYKKIIATCKHYAAYDIETGRNGNDLNPTQQDLAEYYSLGFKTCVRDAKAGAVMCSYNAVNGIPSCGNRYLLQNVVREHWGFSEPHNVVIGDCGAVYNIYDPHFYVSGMAQAAAIALNAGTDIDCGPVAYDFLNESIPTNLTTERALDQALTRAYSSLLQAGYFDNPAEYASYSWADVNTQASQQLTYQSALEGIVLLKNDGTLPLPKVLNNVVVIGPMANATTQMQGDYYGTPPYFVTPVQAFQNKASGVQYQIGTLTNTTSTANFSAAINAAQNSDYIIYVGGIDLTVEYEGHDRTTIEWPGNQLDLIQELSALGKTLIVVQLGGGQVDDSNLLNNTGVNGLVWAGYPGQDGGSAIYDVITGVQSVAGRLPVTQYPGDYINEVSMFDMNLRPVGGSPGRTFVWYTGTPVFPFGYGLHYTNFSVSWASKPATSYNIGSLGNSATRNKQRATSNSELLDWPSYTTFEGPYLDLEPFIDISVNIKNTGGNANLASDYVGLLFISTTNGGPSPYPNKELAAYGRLHNIPVGSTEKLTFSLTLDNIARTDVDGNRYVYPGDYTLTLDYDSKISFNFTLTGEKKLIDTFPAELSNITASEYLGCYPSAQKVLSISASLPSSSDLNYPQLCVNTCADLGHQYSGVKEKYTSIRSP; encoded by the exons ATGAACGTACACTCGGGACGCAGCTGGGTGACTCGGAAGAGAACACCCCTCAGTCTTGTGCCAATCAATGCGGTCTGGCTGGATACAGCTACGCCGGAGTGGAATACGCCTCCCAATGTTTCTGTAGCAAGCAACCGCCTATCGGTTATGGTTCCATCTCCGGAACTCAGGTCAAC CATTGATGTCTACCAAATATCTAATCCGAGCACGGGCAATTATAATCCTACACTGCCCGACTGCTCCCGTGACCCCTTGTGTTCCCACGCCGTTTGTGATACTTCCCTCAGCGTGAGCGATCGAGCTGCCGCTCTTGTCAGCAGCCTGACTttgcaggagaagatcgacaaTGTTCAAGGTTCAGCTTCTGGTGTTCCAAGGCTTGGGATTCCATCTTACCAATGGGACAGCGAAGCACTTCATGGCGTCGCCGACAGCACCGGGGTCCTATTCCAGACCCCATTGGGGGTTAACTTCAGCTCTGCCACCAGCTTCCCAGCGCCGTTATCCATTGCCGCTTCATTTGATGATCCCTTGACTGGTGAAATTGCATCAGTTATCGCAACAGAAGCCCGAGCTTTTGTTAATGGTGGATACGCCGGTCTCTCGTATATGACTCCCAACCTAAATGGTTATCGGGATCCCcgatggggaagaggaatggaAACTCCAGGCGAGGCGGTGCTTGTAATCCAGAACTACGTGAAGAACCTTATTCCTGGACTACAAGGTGGCTTGAATCCCCAATACAAGAAAATAATCGCCACCTGCAAGCATTATGCTGCATACGACATTGAGACTGGTCGAAATGGCAATGACCTGAACCCTACacagcaggatctggccgAGTATTATTCGCTTGGGTTCAAAACATGCGTTAGAGACGCGAAGGCTGGCGCTGTCATGTGCTCGTACAATGCTGTCAACGGTATTCCATCCTGCGGGAACCGATATCTGTTGCAGAACGTCGTCCGCGAACACTGGGGCTTCTCTGAGCCCCACAATGTGGTCATTGGTGATTGTGGTGCCGTTTACAATATCTACGATCCCCACTTCTATGTCAGTGGCATGGCTCAGGCTGCCGCGATTGCCCTCAATGCCGGCACCGACATCGACTGCGGCCCGGTGGCCTATGATTTCTTGAACGAGTCCATTCCGACTAATTTGACTACTGAGAGAGCTCTGGACCAGGCACTGACACGTGCATATTCATCCCTACTCCAGGCCGGATATTTTGATAATCCCGCAGAATATGCCTCATATTCCTGGGCAGACGTCAATACTCAGGCATCTCAGCAGCTTACTTATCAATCTGCGCTGGAGGGCATCGTTCTGTTGAAGAACGACGGCACCTTGCCGCTGCCAAAAGTACTGAATAATGTTGTCGTCATTGGACCTATGGCGAATGCAACCACTCAAATGCAAGGCGATTATTATGGGACTCCACCATACTTTGTCACTCCGGTTCAGGCATTCCAGAACAAGGCGTCAGGCGTGCAATATCAAATTGGAACTCTTACCAATACGACCAGCACGGCTAACTTCAGTGCTGCTATCAACGCTGCACAAAATTCCGATTATATCATTTACGTTGGAGGCATTGACTTGACTGTTGAATATGAGGGCCATGATCGTACAACGATTGAGTGGCCAGGCAATCAGCTCGATCTGATCCAGGAGCTTTCAGCACTCGGCAAAACACTCATTGTGGTCCAACTTGGAGGTGGTCAGGTTGACGATAGCAATCTTCTGAATAACACAGGCGTCAATGGCCTTGTTTGGGCGGGATATCCCGGACAGGATGGAGGTTCTGCCATTTACGATGTCATCACTGGGGTTCAGTCAGTTGCTGGTAGATTGCCTGTTACCCAATATCCAGGGGACTACATCAATGAAGTGAGCATGTTCGACATGAATCTGCGCCCTGTCGGAGGCTCGCCTGGCCGCACCTTTGTCTGGTACACGGGAACACCGGTTTTTCCATTCGGGTACGGGTTGCACTATACCAATTTTTCCGTGTCATGGGCATCGAAGCCGGCGACGAGTTACAACATCGGATCTCTGGGAAATTCCGCAACACGAAACAAACAACGAGCAACTTCCAACTCGGAGCTTCTTGACTGGCCTAGTTATACTACTTTTGAAGGGCCGTACCTGGATTTGGAACCATTCATCGATATCTCCGTCAATATCAAGAACACAGGAGGGAATGCCAATCTTGCTTCCGATTATGTTGGCCTGCTCTTTATCTCGACCACGAACGGAGGGCCATCGCCATATCCTAACAAGGAGTTGGCTGCTTATGGGCGCCTGCACAATATTCCAGTCGGCTCGACAGAAAAGCTGACATTCTCTCTCACTCTCGACAATATTGCTCGGACGGATGTGGATGGTAATCGATATGTTTACCCAGGAGATTATACCTTGACATTGGATTACGATTCCAAAATTAGCTTCAACTTCACGTTGACTGGTGAAAAGAAACTGATCGATACGTTCCCGGCGGAACTTTCCAACATCACCGCTTCCGAGTACCTGGGCTGTTATCCCTCTGCGCAGAAGGTCCTGTCAATTTCTGCATCACTACCGAGTTCGAGCGATTTGAATTATCCTCAGCTATGTGTTAACACATGTGCTGATTTGGGCCATCAATACTCTGGCGTCAAGGAAAAGTATACTTCCATTCGAAGTCCCTGA
- a CDS encoding uncharacterized protein (ID:PFLUO_005476-T1.cds;~source:funannotate): MGFLWRTKSHTSVASSNDGSLARTASASKNDPSASADQAAGTAWLAGHLHHLTLEQEDKLREFKNVCAERGYYTPAGPAEQDGGEEQPPSHDDATMLRFLRARRFDVEGAWGQFKDTEVWRKENSIEALYENIGVDSYEAARRMYPQWTGRRDRRGIPVYVFEIRHLNTKQMAAYNSTMATGTPETHKTSTVPARLLNLFALYENLLNFVMPLCSALSRPNPETPIVTSTNIVDVSGVGLKQFWNLKGHMQDASVLATAHYPETLDRIFIIGAPAFFPTVWSWIKRWFDPVTTSKIFILSAAEVNPTLTSFMEPSSIPKSYGGELDWQWGEAPNLDEPARELLQGIEQPLAEGETKKGILKGPMLFQGDKIEVLGTEDGKERRITIPVPKREEQQQQQEEDKPTTNGDTTADKPANGEVTDLKPAAIVDDHEKTALENINQVSESQAPTATAAA, translated from the exons ATGGGTTTTCTCTGGCGGACCAAATCCCACACCAGCGTGGCGTCCTCGAACGACGGCTCGCTGGCGCGcaccgcctccgcctccaagAACGACCCATCCGCCTCCGCCGACCAGGCCGCCGGCACGGCATGGCTCGCCGGacacctccaccacctcaccctggagcaggaggacAAGCTGCGCGAGTTCAAAAACGTCTGCGCTGAGCGCGGGTACTACACGCCAGCGGGCCCGGCGGAACAGGACGGAGGTGAGGAGCAGCCGCCGAGCCACGACGATGCGACCATGCTGCGCTTCCTACGGGCCCGTCGCTTCGATGTGGAGGGCGCGTGGGGCCAATTTAAGGATACGGAGGTCTGGCGCAAGGAGAACTCCATTGAGGCGCTGTATGAGAATATCGGTGTTGACTCGTACGAGGCTGCACGGAGGATG TATCCCCAATGGACAGGCCGTCGAGACCGCCGCGGGATCCCGGTCTACGTCTTCGAGATCCGTCATCTCAACACCAAGCAAATGGCCGCCTACAACTCAACGATGGCCACTGGAACCCCGGAGACACACAAGACGTCCACGGTGCCCGCGCGCCTGCTAAACCTGTTTGCGCTGTACGAGAACCTTCTAAACTTTGTCATGCCGCTCTGCTCTGCGCTGTCCCGGCCGAATCCGGAAACCCCCATCGTGACCTCGACCAATATCGTCGATGTGAGCGGCGTCGGCCTGAAGCAGTTCTGGAATTTGAAGGGCCATATGCAGGATGCGAGTGTGTTGGCGACGGCGCATTACCCTGAGACTCTGGATCGTATATTT ATCATTGGGGCACCCGCTTTCTTCCCCACCGTCTGGAGCTGGATCAAGCGCTGGTTCGACCCCGTTACCACCTCCAAGATCTTTATTCTGTCTGCCGCAGAAGTCAACCCCACCCTCACCTCTTTCATGGAACCCTCCAGTATCCCCAAGTCGTAcggcggcgagctggacTGGCAGTGGGGCGAGGCACCGAACCTGGACGAGCCCGCGCGCGAACTGCTCCAGGGTATCGAGCAGCCGctggccgagggcgagacgaagaagggTATTCTGAAGGGTCCGATGTTGTTCCAGGGTGACAAGATCGAGGTCCTAGGGAcggaggatggcaaggagcGGAGGATAACCATTCCGGTCCCAAAGCGGGAagaacagcaacaacaacaagaagaagataaaCCGACGACCAATGGTGATACTACTGCAGATAAGCCAGCTAACGGTGAGGTCACGGACCTCAAACCGGCTGCTATCGTCGATGACCATGAGAAGACCGCCCTTGAAAACATCAACCAGGTCTCGGAGAGTCAGGCCCCAACTGCCACCGCCGCTGCATAG
- a CDS encoding uncharacterized protein (ID:PFLUO_005478-T1.cds;~source:funannotate) — MRLQAALFLAAWVAPAAAVYLDEVNHVDFHHALLGTPSPDSTFFLKPPSSSNASLLYTISDRLTAGAVNPRDGSLLWRQNLSRSDGPAAGFLRGEDGNNAVVGAAGGYVSSWGAHDGKLIWENHFTDGVVADLELLALQDASAKSDARDSIALLAADGTGIVRRMGADSGNIKWEYKDDGGDVPFQVSSSSTEVFYISLQSALLKGYKIKVTALDPVTGRQTRQLTLNSENDVATPESVLFVGANTASPLIVWADKSQKTVKVNVIGTKQVNSVTVDNTSGEEIKRITVHAPHKLNSLPHFLIHYATATGAWAEVYHVDLKSSEVNKAYQLPYLQGQSTVATSSIDANVYFTRITGSEVVVVSSASHGILNRWPLQSSSSDRALNAVAEVVSRGDSVAVRSATLLDSGDWQLIRNGQAEWTRHEALIGTMAAAFAEADDQEDLAHELEVEGHESLHGAYIHRVKRHLRDLQHLPDWLKELPKRIFSSLLTDEVTNLDSFGVSKSVILATENGRVYALNTGNQGKVSWSVKAAEAAAWNVKAIVTRPGVATIYPDDGSSVSVDVSTGDIIARTPPTNVKVHSIAVVDTESSPLPVTLSIREDGTPAASFEDKDGFLVTTSVDGRVLGWLAQDNKSPVWEFVPPVGQKVIRATARPAQDPVASIGKVLGDRSVLYKYLNPNLALVTSISEKDHTASFYLLDGVSGKVLHATTQKGVDTTQPIASAMSENWFAYSFWGDISSERSSKGYQLIISELYESPFANDRGALDSAGNFSSLHSSSVDGLPLPHVESQAFIIPEPISHMAVTHTRQGITTRLLLCTLPSSNSVIGIPRPVLDPRRPVGRDPTSAEAEEGLFRYAPFLDFDGKWFLSHGRDVSGITTVLSSPTLLESTSLVFAFGGDIFGTRATPSEAFDILGKSFSKVQLLLTVVALGVGVAVVAPITRKKQINMLWKA, encoded by the exons ATGCGACTCCAGGCCGCACTTTTTCTGGCCGCATGGGTGGCCCCCGCGGCGGCCGTCTATCTTGACGAGGTCAATCACGTCGACTTCCACCACGCTCTCCTCGGCACGCCCTCCCCCGACTCGACCTTCTTCCTGAaaccaccatcctcctccaatgCCTCTCTTCTCTACACTATATCCGATAGACTGACCGCCGGCGCTGTCAACCCCCGTGATGGGTCGCTGCTGTGGCGGCAGAACCTCTCACGCTCGGATGGGCCTGCAGCGGGTTTCCTCCGCGGCGAAGATGGAAACAATGCGGTTGTCGGTGCTGCGGGCGGATACGTGTCATCGTGGGGTGCACACGACGGCAAGTTGATTTGGGAGAACCACTTCACGGATGGGGTTGTCGCGGACCTGGAGCTGTTGGCACTTCAGGATGCCAGTGCCAAGTCCGACGCGAGAGACTCAATTGCGCTGTTGGCAGCCGATGGCACCGGGATTGTCAGACGGATGGGTGCCGATTCTGGAAATATCAAGTGGGAGTACAAAGATGACGG TGGCGACGTCCCTTTCCAAGtgtcgtcttcttcaaccgaGGTTTTCTACATCTCGCTCCAGTCAGCCCTGCTGAAGGGTtacaagatcaaggtcacCGCGTTGGATCCAGTGACAGGTCGCCAAACTCGCCAGCTGACCCTGAACTCGGAGAACGACGTGGCTACCCCGGAGTCTGTCCTTTTCGTGGGCGCTAACACTGCTTCCCCCTTGATCGTTTGGGCGGACAAGTCCCAGAAGACGGTGAAGGTCAATGTCATTGGCACCAAGCAGGTCAACTCGGTCACCGTTGACAATACCTCTGGCGAAGAGATCAAGAGGATTACCGTCCATGCTCCGCATAAGCTTAACTCCCTTCCGCATTTCTTGATCCACTACGCGACTGCTACTGGCGCATGGGCCGAGGTGTACCATGTGGACTTGAAATCGTCCGAGGTGAACAAGGCCTACCAACTCCCTTATCTGCAGGGCCAGTCTACAGTTGCGACGAGCAGTATCGACGCCAATGTGTACTTCACCCGGATCACCGGTTCTGAAGTGGTAGTTGTTTCCTCTGCTTCGCACGGCATCTTGAACCGTTGGCCTCTGCAATCGTCTTCATCCGACCGTGCACTGAATGCGGTAGCGGAGGTTGTGTCCAGAGGAGACTCTGTGGCTGTTCGATCAGCCACGCTCCTGGACTCTGGCGACTGGCAACTTATCCGCAACGGACAAGCTGAATGGACTCGGCACGAAGCACTCATCGGGACCATGGCAGCCGCCTTCGCCGAAGCAGACGATCAGGAGGACTTGGCGCATGAGTTGGAGGTTGAGGGCCACGAAAGTTTGCATGGCGCCTACATCCACAGAGTGAAGCGCCATCTGCGAGACCTCCAACATCTGCCCGACTGGCTGAAGGAGCTACCAAAGCGGATCTTCAGCAGTCTGCTGACAGATGAAGTGACCAATCTGGACAGTTTTGGAGTCTCTAAGTCGGTCATCCTGGCTACGGAGAATGGCCGTGTCTATGCTCTGAATACTGGAAACCAGGGCAAGGTCTCGTGGAGCGTCAAGGCGGCCGAGGCCGCAGCGTGGAATGTGAAAGCCATCGTGACTCGACCGGGTGTTGCGACTATCTACCCCGACGACGGAAGTTCCGTGTCCGTGGATGTCTCGACGGGAGATATCATTGCGCGTACCCCTCCCACCAATGTCAAGGTCCACTCAATTGCTGTGGTGGATACCGAATCATCGCCCTTGCCGGTGACCCTGAGTATCCGTGAAGATGGTACACCAGCTGCCTCATTTGAGGATAAAGATGGGTTCCTGGTGACTACCAGCGTTGATGGCCGTGTTTTGGGTTGGCTTGCTCAAGACAACAAGTCTCCAGTGTGGGAGTTTGTTCCGCCTGTGGGCCAAAAGGTAATCCGGGCAACAGCTCGCCCAGCACAAGACCCAGTTGCATCAATTGGCAAGGTCCTTGGGGATCGATCCGTCCTGTACAAATACCTCAACCCCAACTTGGCGTTGGTAACCTCCATCAGCGAGAAAGACCACACTGCCAGCTTCTACCTGCTGGATGGGGTCTCCGGCAAAGTTCTTCACGCGACCACGCAAAAGGGCGTCGACACGACACAGCCGATTGCCTCCGCCATGTCCGAGAACTGGTTCGCCTACTCGTTCTGGGGCGACATCTCCAGCGAGAGGTCTTCCAAGGGATATCAGCTCATCATTTCTGAGCTCTACGAATCCCCCTTCGCCAACGACCGCGGTGCTCTGGACTCTGCTGGTAACTTTTCCAGCCTTCACAGCAGCAGCGTGGACGGCCTCCCGCTTCCGCACGTTGAATCCCAGGCCTTCATCATCCCCGAGCCCATCTCTCACATGGCTGTCACCCACACTCGGCAGGGCATCACCACCCGCCTGCTGCTTTGCACTCTCCCATCCTCAAACTCCGTCATTGGCATCCCGCGCCCTGTCCTGGACCCGCGTCGTCCCGTCGGCCGCGACCCTACCagcgccgaggccgaagaagGTCTCTTCCGCTACGCGCCCTTCCTCGACTTTGACGGCAAATGGTTCCTCTCCCACGGCCGTGACGTCTCAGGTATTACGACTGTGCTCTCTAGCCCTACCCTACTGGAAAGTACGAGCCTTGTCTTTGCTTTTGGGGGCGATATCTTCGGCACTCGTGCTACGCCTAGCGAGGCTTTTGATATCCTTGGAAAGAGCTTCTCAAAGGTGCAGCTGCTTCTTACGGTCGTGGCACTGGGTGTGGGTGTCGCGGTTGTGGCTCCTATT ACTCGGAAGAAACAAATCAACATGCTTTGGAAGGCTTAG